The following are encoded in a window of Bradyrhizobium sp. WBOS07 genomic DNA:
- a CDS encoding ABC transporter substrate-binding protein, translating to MLKTIMLAGAATALVLSTAPSSAKELKSIGVSLGSMGNPFFVALSKGAEFEAKKTNPNVKITTVGFEYDLGKQVTQIDNFIAAGVDLILLNPGDPKAIGPAIKKAQAAGIVVVAVDTAAEGADATVTTNNVQAGEISCQYIVDKLGGKGDVIIENGPQVSAVIDRVVGCKNVLSKNPGIKVLSSDQDGKGSREGGLTVAQGYLTRFPKIDAIFAINDPQAIGTDLAARQQNRSGIIITAVDGAPDIEAALKDPQSPQIQASASQDPFFMARRAVQVGVGILNGQKPASTVELLPSKLVTRDNVAQYKGWTSDRSQ from the coding sequence ATGTTGAAGACGATCATGCTCGCCGGCGCCGCGACGGCGCTTGTTCTCAGCACCGCGCCGTCCTCGGCCAAGGAGCTTAAGTCGATCGGCGTCTCGCTAGGGTCGATGGGTAACCCGTTCTTTGTGGCGTTGTCGAAGGGCGCCGAGTTCGAGGCAAAGAAGACCAATCCCAACGTGAAGATCACCACGGTCGGCTTCGAATACGATCTCGGCAAGCAGGTCACCCAGATCGACAATTTCATCGCCGCCGGCGTCGATCTGATCCTGCTCAATCCCGGCGATCCCAAGGCGATCGGGCCGGCGATCAAGAAGGCGCAAGCCGCGGGCATCGTCGTCGTTGCGGTCGATACCGCGGCCGAAGGCGCCGATGCCACCGTGACCACGAACAACGTGCAGGCCGGCGAGATCTCCTGCCAGTACATCGTCGACAAGCTCGGCGGCAAGGGCGACGTCATCATCGAGAACGGGCCGCAGGTCTCCGCCGTGATCGACCGCGTCGTCGGCTGCAAGAACGTCTTGTCGAAGAATCCGGGCATCAAGGTGCTGTCCAGCGACCAGGACGGCAAAGGCTCGCGCGAAGGCGGCCTCACCGTCGCGCAGGGCTATCTGACCCGCTTCCCCAAGATCGACGCCATCTTCGCCATCAACGACCCGCAGGCGATCGGCACCGACCTTGCGGCGCGCCAGCAAAACCGCAGCGGCATCATCATCACCGCGGTCGACGGCGCGCCCGATATCGAGGCCGCGCTGAAGGATCCGCAGTCGCCGCAGATCCAGGCCTCGGCTTCGCAGGACCCGTTCTTCATGGCGCGGCGGGCCGTGCAGGTCGGCGTCGGTATCCTCAATGGCCAGAAGCCGGCCTCCACCGTCGAGCTCTTGCCGTCCAAGCTCGTGACCAGGGACAACGTCGCTCAGTACAAGGGCTGGACCTCGGATCGTTCGCAGTAA
- a CDS encoding ABC transporter permease, with the protein MTDTTVNPQSLPAGFVLAPQLPEILRPVTIRRGFLGFLRGHPTVAIGGALLLTLVLIAVFAPYLGSVDPTALAPAKRTRAPSADFWFGTDVLGRDIYSRVLYGARVSLTVGLSVAIFASAAGLAIGMVSGFIRWADGILMRVMDGLMSIPPILLAIALMALTRGSVGNVILAITVAEIPRVSRLVRSVVLSLREQPYVDAAVACGTRTPMIILRHILPNTVAPMLVQATYICASAMITEAILSFIGAGTPPTIPSWGNIMAEGRALWQVKPYIVFFPAAFLSVTVLAVNLLGDGLRDALDPRMAKSL; encoded by the coding sequence TTGACCGACACGACCGTCAATCCGCAATCGCTTCCAGCCGGATTCGTGCTTGCACCACAGCTGCCCGAAATTCTGCGGCCGGTCACGATCCGGCGCGGCTTCCTGGGATTCCTGCGCGGCCATCCCACCGTTGCGATCGGCGGCGCATTGCTGCTGACGCTGGTGCTGATCGCGGTCTTTGCGCCCTATCTCGGCTCGGTCGATCCGACCGCGCTCGCGCCGGCCAAACGCACGCGGGCACCGTCGGCCGATTTCTGGTTCGGCACCGACGTGCTCGGCCGCGATATCTATTCGCGCGTGCTCTACGGCGCGCGGGTTTCGCTCACGGTCGGGCTGTCGGTGGCGATCTTTGCGTCCGCTGCCGGCCTTGCCATCGGCATGGTCTCCGGCTTCATCCGCTGGGCCGATGGCATTCTCATGCGCGTCATGGACGGGCTGATGTCGATCCCGCCGATCCTGCTCGCGATCGCGCTGATGGCGCTGACGCGAGGCAGCGTCGGCAACGTCATCCTGGCCATCACCGTGGCCGAGATTCCACGCGTCTCGCGCCTCGTCCGCAGCGTCGTGCTGTCGCTGCGCGAGCAGCCCTATGTGGATGCCGCGGTCGCCTGCGGCACGCGCACGCCGATGATCATCCTGCGCCACATCCTGCCCAACACGGTGGCGCCCATGCTGGTGCAGGCAACCTATATCTGCGCCAGTGCCATGATCACCGAGGCGATCCTGTCTTTCATCGGCGCCGGCACGCCGCCAACCATCCCGTCCTGGGGCAACATCATGGCCGAGGGCCGCGCGCTGTGGCAGGTCAAGCCCTACATCGTGTTCTTCCCGGCAGCGTTTCTCTCGGTCACCGTGCTCGCCGTGAATTTGCTCGGCGACGGCCTTCGCGATGCGCTCGACCCGCGCATGGCCAAAAGCCTGTGA
- a CDS encoding ribose ABC transporter permease yields MPDNDAAEVQSAPTAINGGAAETKRQRVRVLISALGMLPVLLILCIGFHFLSEGRFFTGQNLGIVLQQAAVNTVLAAGMTFVILTGGIDLSVGSILAASAMAGLTLSKLPELGVLWLPAALLTGLIFGVVNGALIALLRLPPFIVTLGSLTAVRGLARLLGADTTVFNPSIPYAFIGNGSLTLVPGVASIPWLSVIALLVILVSWLVLRRTVLGVHIYAVGGNESAARLAGIKVWAVLIFVYGISGLFAGLGGAMQAARLYAANGLQLGQSYELDAITAVILGGTSFVGGIGSIWGTLVGALIIAVLSNGLILVGVSDIWQYVIKGLVIIGAVALDRYRLQGSART; encoded by the coding sequence ATGCCTGACAACGATGCTGCGGAGGTCCAGTCCGCCCCGACGGCGATTAACGGTGGTGCCGCCGAGACAAAGCGCCAGCGGGTGAGGGTGCTGATCAGCGCGCTCGGCATGCTGCCGGTGCTGTTGATCCTCTGCATTGGCTTCCATTTCCTGTCCGAGGGACGCTTCTTCACCGGACAGAATCTCGGCATCGTGCTGCAGCAGGCCGCAGTGAACACCGTGCTCGCCGCAGGCATGACCTTCGTCATCCTCACCGGCGGCATCGATCTCTCGGTCGGCTCGATCCTGGCGGCCTCCGCGATGGCCGGATTGACCTTGTCCAAGCTGCCGGAGCTTGGCGTGCTGTGGCTGCCGGCCGCGCTGCTCACCGGCCTTATCTTCGGTGTCGTCAACGGCGCGCTGATCGCGCTGCTCCGCCTGCCGCCTTTCATCGTCACGCTCGGCTCCCTCACGGCGGTGCGCGGCCTCGCGCGACTGCTCGGGGCCGATACCACCGTGTTCAATCCGTCCATTCCCTACGCCTTCATCGGCAACGGCTCGCTGACGCTCGTTCCCGGCGTCGCGTCGATCCCGTGGCTCTCGGTGATCGCCTTGCTCGTCATCCTGGTCTCGTGGCTGGTGCTGCGCCGGACCGTGCTCGGCGTGCACATCTACGCGGTGGGCGGCAACGAGAGCGCGGCGCGGCTCGCGGGCATCAAGGTCTGGGCCGTGCTGATCTTCGTCTATGGCATCTCCGGACTGTTCGCCGGGCTCGGCGGCGCCATGCAGGCGGCGCGGCTCTACGCCGCCAACGGCCTGCAGCTCGGCCAGTCCTACGAGCTCGATGCGATCACCGCCGTGATCCTGGGCGGCACCTCGTTCGTCGGCGGCATCGGCTCGATCTGGGGGACGCTGGTGGGCGCGCTGATCATCGCGGTGCTGTCCAACGGCCTCATCCTCGTCGGTGTCTCCGACATCTGGCAATATGTCATCAAGGGCCTCGTGATCATCGGCGCCGTGGCGCTCGATCGTTATCGGCTGCAAGGCTCCGCCAGAACTTAA
- a CDS encoding sugar ABC transporter ATP-binding protein — protein MNDPILEMRGVSKSFFGIKALRSVDLTVYAGEIHALMGENGAGKSTLMKILSGAYKPDPGGEIRIEGQPVRIEGPLGGRAAGISIIYQELSLAPNLSVAENIYLGREISRSGLLARGEMREGVGPILKRLGADFLPSTLVAHLSMGQRQLVEIARALHARSKILIMDEPTTALSAGETARLFALIRQLRAEGLAIIYISHRMDEVYALGDRVTVLRDGRLVGSLDKPEIRADTIVRLMVGRDVSSFYKKDHDPDAGRGHPVLAAIDMADGRRVKGCSLTVHAGEVVGLAGLIGAGRTELAHLIIGALPKTSGRLELEGRPVEIRTPGAALEAGIAYLTEDRKALGLFLDMSCLDNINLAVLGRDAKLGWFLDRDKARERADRAFAGLSIRAANVGVPAGGLSGGNQQKLLLSRLLAIAPKVLILDEPTRGVDVGAKSEIYSIIDNLAKAGTAILVISSDLPEIIGICDRVVVMRAGHIAGEVRRGPNSPLTQEDIMALATGMEHLDA, from the coding sequence ATGAACGATCCGATCCTCGAGATGCGCGGGGTGTCAAAATCTTTCTTTGGCATCAAAGCACTGCGTAGCGTCGATCTCACCGTCTACGCCGGCGAGATTCACGCCTTGATGGGCGAGAACGGCGCCGGCAAGTCGACGCTGATGAAGATCCTGTCCGGCGCCTACAAGCCTGATCCCGGCGGCGAGATACGCATCGAAGGACAACCGGTCCGGATCGAAGGTCCGCTCGGCGGCCGCGCGGCGGGCATCTCCATCATCTATCAGGAGCTGTCGCTGGCGCCCAATCTCAGCGTCGCGGAGAATATCTATCTCGGACGGGAAATCTCGCGTTCAGGACTGCTGGCGCGCGGGGAGATGCGCGAGGGCGTCGGTCCGATTTTGAAGCGGCTGGGCGCAGACTTCCTGCCGTCGACGCTGGTGGCGCATCTGTCCATGGGCCAGCGGCAACTGGTCGAGATCGCGCGTGCGCTGCACGCCAGATCGAAAATTCTGATCATGGACGAGCCGACCACCGCGTTGTCGGCCGGCGAGACTGCGCGGCTGTTCGCGCTGATCCGTCAGCTTCGGGCGGAGGGGCTTGCCATCATCTACATCTCGCATCGCATGGACGAGGTCTACGCGCTCGGCGACCGCGTCACCGTGCTGCGCGACGGCCGGCTGGTCGGATCGCTCGACAAGCCCGAGATCCGTGCCGACACCATCGTGCGGCTGATGGTCGGGCGCGACGTCTCGTCGTTCTACAAGAAGGATCATGATCCCGACGCGGGGCGCGGACATCCCGTGCTTGCTGCGATCGACATGGCCGACGGCCGGCGCGTCAAGGGCTGCTCGCTCACCGTGCATGCAGGCGAGGTGGTCGGGCTCGCCGGCCTGATCGGCGCCGGCCGCACCGAGCTTGCCCATCTCATCATCGGCGCGCTGCCAAAGACTTCCGGCCGGCTCGAGCTGGAGGGACGTCCGGTCGAGATCCGTACCCCCGGCGCGGCCCTCGAGGCGGGCATCGCCTATCTGACCGAGGACCGCAAGGCGCTCGGCCTGTTCCTGGATATGTCGTGTCTGGACAACATCAACCTCGCGGTGCTCGGCCGCGACGCCAAGCTCGGCTGGTTCCTGGATCGCGACAAGGCGCGCGAGCGCGCCGACAGGGCCTTCGCAGGCCTCAGCATCCGCGCCGCCAATGTCGGCGTCCCCGCCGGTGGCCTGTCCGGCGGCAATCAGCAGAAGCTGCTGTTGTCGCGGCTTCTCGCCATCGCACCGAAGGTCCTGATCCTCGACGAGCCGACCCGTGGTGTCGACGTCGGCGCCAAATCCGAGATCTATTCGATCATCGACAATCTGGCCAAGGCCGGCACCGCCATCCTCGTCATCTCGTCCGATCTGCCCGAGATCATCGGCATCTGCGACCGCGTCGTCGTCATGCGGGCCGGCCACATCGCCGGCGAGGTGAGGCGCGGACCCAATTCGCCGCTGACACAAGAGGACATCATGGCGCTTGCCACGGGGATGGAGCATCTCGATGCCTGA
- a CDS encoding ABC transporter ATP-binding protein produces MALLEVDNLQTHFRTPGGINRAVDGVSFHVNEGETLAIVGESGCGKSVTSMSLMRLIPEPPGRIAGSIRFAGRDLLELSDREMRAIRGNDISMIFQEPMTSLNPVLTVGRQIRETLMIHQGLDKQAAEAHAIEMLTLVGIPEPKRRVREYPHQLSGGMRQRVMIAIALACNPKLLIADEPTTALDVTIQAQILKLMLDLKRRVGAAIILITHDLGVVAEIAERVMVMYAGRKVEEAPVAELFRSPRHPYTQGLLGAVPRLGSSLTDTARRLAEIPGQVPDLRKPIAGCVFAGRCALATDLCRQYAPGLEEKGPRHIAACHYAAKGAVAA; encoded by the coding sequence ATGGCCCTGCTCGAAGTCGACAACCTCCAGACCCATTTCCGCACCCCCGGCGGCATCAATCGCGCGGTCGACGGCGTATCCTTCCATGTCAATGAAGGCGAGACGCTGGCCATCGTCGGTGAGTCCGGCTGCGGCAAGTCGGTGACCTCGATGTCCCTGATGCGGCTGATCCCGGAGCCGCCGGGCCGGATCGCAGGCAGCATCCGCTTTGCGGGCAGGGACCTCCTCGAGCTGTCCGATCGCGAGATGCGCGCCATCCGCGGCAACGACATCTCGATGATCTTTCAGGAGCCGATGACGAGCCTGAACCCGGTGCTCACCGTCGGCCGCCAGATCCGCGAGACCTTGATGATCCATCAAGGCCTCGACAAGCAGGCGGCCGAGGCGCACGCGATCGAGATGCTGACATTGGTCGGCATCCCCGAGCCGAAGCGGCGGGTGCGCGAATATCCGCACCAGCTCTCCGGCGGCATGCGCCAGCGTGTGATGATCGCCATCGCGCTCGCCTGCAATCCGAAGCTTCTGATCGCGGACGAGCCCACCACCGCGCTCGACGTGACGATCCAGGCCCAGATCCTCAAGCTGATGCTGGACCTCAAGCGCCGGGTCGGCGCCGCCATCATCCTGATCACCCACGATCTCGGCGTCGTCGCCGAGATCGCCGAGCGCGTCATGGTGATGTATGCCGGCCGCAAGGTCGAGGAGGCGCCGGTGGCCGAGCTGTTCCGCTCCCCGCGTCATCCCTACACCCAAGGCCTGTTGGGTGCGGTGCCGCGGCTCGGCTCCTCGCTGACGGACACCGCGAGGCGGCTGGCCGAGATTCCCGGGCAGGTGCCCGATCTGCGCAAGCCGATCGCCGGCTGCGTCTTCGCCGGCCGCTGCGCGCTCGCGACCGATCTGTGCCGGCAGTATGCGCCCGGGCTCGAAGAGAAGGGCCCGCGCCACATCGCCGCCTGTCATTACGCGGCCAAGGGAGCCGTCGCGGCATGA
- a CDS encoding ABC transporter ATP-binding protein: MSPPLLQVNDLKKHFPVKAGLFSRKSEFVYAVDGVSFEIARGETLSLVGESGCGKSTVGRAILRLFDITAGQVILDGQRIDDAAPSTMRQMRRRVQVVFQDPFSSLNPRMRVRDILAEPIRNFGLAKSAEDLEVRLTALMDTVRLPREALNRRPHEFSGGQRQRIGIARALAAEPELIVCDEAVSALDVSVKAQIVNLLQDLQSEFGLALLFISHDLAIVEHMTHRVAVMYLGKIVEVAPRREIFAAPRHPYTKALLSAVPLPEPGAQRNPIILKGDVPSPINPPKGCRFHTRCPLVFDRCRAEEPVLRAAGAEQWVACHLEEAAPAASPEG, from the coding sequence ATGAGCCCTCCGCTGCTCCAGGTCAACGACCTCAAGAAGCATTTTCCAGTCAAGGCCGGGCTGTTCAGCCGCAAGTCCGAATTCGTCTATGCGGTCGACGGCGTGTCCTTCGAGATCGCGCGCGGCGAGACGCTGTCGCTGGTCGGCGAGTCCGGCTGCGGCAAGTCGACGGTCGGCCGCGCCATCCTGCGCCTGTTCGACATCACCGCGGGGCAGGTGATCCTCGACGGTCAGCGCATCGACGATGCCGCGCCGAGCACGATGCGCCAGATGCGCCGGCGCGTGCAGGTGGTGTTCCAGGATCCGTTCTCGAGCCTCAACCCGCGCATGCGGGTGCGTGATATCCTGGCCGAGCCGATCCGCAATTTCGGCCTCGCCAAATCCGCCGAGGATCTCGAAGTTCGCCTCACGGCGCTGATGGACACCGTGCGATTGCCGCGCGAGGCGCTCAATCGCAGGCCGCACGAATTCTCCGGTGGCCAGCGTCAGCGCATCGGCATCGCCCGAGCGCTGGCGGCCGAGCCCGAACTGATCGTGTGCGACGAGGCGGTGTCCGCGCTCGACGTCTCGGTCAAGGCGCAGATCGTCAATCTGCTGCAGGATCTCCAGAGCGAGTTCGGCCTCGCGCTTTTGTTCATCAGCCACGACCTCGCGATCGTCGAGCACATGACCCACCGCGTCGCGGTGATGTATCTCGGCAAGATCGTGGAGGTGGCGCCGCGCCGCGAGATCTTCGCCGCGCCCAGACATCCCTATACCAAGGCGCTGCTCTCCGCGGTACCGCTGCCCGAGCCGGGTGCCCAGCGTAACCCGATCATCCTCAAGGGCGACGTGCCGAGCCCGATCAATCCGCCGAAGGGGTGCCGCTTCCACACCCGCTGCCCCCTCGTGTTCGATCGTTGCCGGGCCGAGGAGCCGGTGCTTCGCGCGGCCGGAGCCGAGCAATGGGTGGCCTGCCATCTCGAAGAGGCCGCGCCGGCGGCAAGCCCGGAAGGGTGA
- the xylB gene encoding xylulokinase, whose amino-acid sequence MYLGIDLGTSAVKTVLVDDAQRVIASASRPLTIASPRPGHSEQDPAQWIEATFATLDALKASHAGALAAVEGIGLSGQMHGAVLLDASLRPLRPCILWNDGRAAAECRILEQRWPALRAVTGNKAMPGFTAPKLLWIATHEPEIFAATKIVLLPKAYLRLVLSGEAVEDVSDASGSLWLDAARRDWSDAALAATGLTREHMPRLVEGCTPAARLRAELARRWGMLRQPVIAGGAGDNPAGAVGIGAVEPGTAFVTLGTSGALLAPTATIAANPDRAVHTFCHAIPGMWIQAGAILSAASCLAWAARLFGVTEAELLAPLGSRPQAPSPVSFLPYLAGERTPHDDPAVRGMLDGLSHGTDRTAIVQAVLEGVAFALADCRDALADAGIVIAEADAIGGGSRSPFWLSVLANVLNVPIHRFAGGETGAAFGAARLGRLAVTGEAIAAVCTRPQRIETFEPDAGLTDAYAERLPAWRELYRPRH is encoded by the coding sequence ATGTATCTCGGCATCGATCTCGGCACCTCCGCAGTCAAGACCGTTCTCGTCGACGACGCCCAGCGCGTGATTGCAAGCGCGAGCCGGCCGCTGACGATCGCCTCACCACGGCCGGGTCATTCCGAGCAGGATCCCGCGCAATGGATCGAGGCGACCTTCGCCACGCTGGATGCGCTGAAGGCGAGCCATGCCGGCGCACTGGCGGCGGTCGAAGGCATCGGGCTGTCCGGCCAGATGCACGGCGCTGTGCTGCTCGATGCGAGCTTACGTCCCTTGCGGCCTTGCATCCTCTGGAACGACGGACGCGCCGCGGCGGAGTGCCGTATCCTGGAGCAACGCTGGCCCGCCTTGCGTGCGGTGACGGGCAACAAGGCGATGCCCGGGTTCACCGCGCCAAAGCTGCTCTGGATCGCGACCCATGAGCCCGAGATCTTTGCGGCGACGAAGATCGTGCTGCTGCCAAAGGCGTATTTGCGCCTGGTGCTGTCGGGCGAGGCCGTCGAGGACGTCTCGGATGCATCGGGATCGCTATGGCTCGATGCCGCGCGCCGGGACTGGTCGGACGCCGCATTGGCTGCGACCGGGCTGACGCGCGAGCACATGCCGCGTCTGGTCGAGGGCTGCACGCCCGCCGCAAGGCTGCGCGCCGAGCTCGCGCGGCGCTGGGGCATGTTGAGGCAGCCCGTGATCGCGGGCGGTGCCGGCGACAATCCGGCGGGCGCCGTCGGCATCGGTGCGGTCGAGCCGGGAACCGCGTTCGTGACTTTGGGAACATCGGGTGCGTTGCTGGCGCCGACCGCCACGATCGCCGCCAATCCGGACCGCGCGGTGCATACGTTCTGCCACGCCATTCCCGGCATGTGGATTCAGGCCGGCGCGATCCTGTCGGCTGCCTCTTGCCTCGCCTGGGCCGCGCGCCTGTTCGGCGTCACCGAGGCCGAGTTGCTGGCTCCGCTGGGATCGCGCCCGCAGGCGCCGTCGCCGGTGAGCTTCCTGCCGTATCTTGCGGGCGAGCGGACGCCGCACGACGATCCCGCCGTGCGCGGCATGCTCGATGGCTTGAGCCATGGCACCGATCGCACCGCGATCGTGCAGGCGGTGCTCGAAGGCGTTGCCTTCGCGCTGGCCGATTGCCGCGACGCGCTCGCGGATGCCGGCATCGTGATTGCGGAAGCCGACGCCATCGGCGGCGGATCGCGCTCGCCATTCTGGCTCTCGGTGCTCGCGAACGTGCTGAATGTTCCGATCCATCGCTTTGCCGGCGGCGAGACCGGCGCGGCGTTCGGTGCGGCGAGATTGGGGCGGCTTGCTGTCACGGGTGAGGCAATCGCCGCCGTGTGCACGCGGCCGCAACGCATCGAGACGTTCGAACCTGACGCCGGGCTGACGGATGCCTACGCCGAGCGGCTTCCCGCCTGGCGCGAACTGTATCGGCCGCGCCACTAA